A genomic window from Agrobacterium tumefaciens includes:
- a CDS encoding ABC transporter permease, translating to MNNKLTGTSAIVLYAITAAMMVFILAPIVLVVAISFSDSYFVTFPPQGFTFRWYAAVMQNEEFTAGLTFSAALAVATTILSLALGVPAAFALSRGKFIGRSLMKGLLLSPLIFPVLVTGLALLQLFSGYGWMDTKLKLLIAHTVVTSPYVIRTVLTSLQLVNVSLEEAARTLGATRWKTFTRVIFPQIAPGVASGSIFCFMVSFDNYPVSMWLADSANLPVPIVLYRQIGTVFDPSVATMSTIIILLAVTVVLVLDRLVGLRRAMAM from the coding sequence ATGAACAACAAGCTGACCGGCACGTCCGCCATCGTCCTTTACGCGATCACCGCCGCCATGATGGTCTTCATCCTGGCCCCGATCGTCCTCGTCGTCGCCATCTCGTTCTCCGACAGTTATTTCGTCACCTTTCCGCCGCAGGGCTTCACCTTCCGCTGGTATGCGGCGGTGATGCAGAACGAGGAATTCACCGCCGGCCTCACTTTCAGCGCGGCGCTGGCGGTTGCGACCACCATTCTTTCGCTGGCGCTCGGTGTTCCCGCCGCCTTCGCGCTCTCCCGTGGAAAATTCATCGGCCGCTCGCTGATGAAGGGGCTGCTGCTTTCGCCGCTGATCTTTCCCGTGCTGGTGACCGGCCTGGCATTGCTGCAGCTTTTCTCCGGCTATGGCTGGATGGATACCAAGCTGAAGCTTCTGATCGCCCACACCGTGGTGACGTCGCCCTATGTGATCCGCACGGTGCTGACCAGTCTTCAGCTCGTCAATGTCAGCCTTGAGGAAGCGGCGCGCACGCTCGGCGCCACCCGCTGGAAAACCTTCACTCGGGTGATCTTTCCGCAGATCGCGCCCGGCGTCGCCTCCGGCTCGATCTTCTGCTTCATGGTTTCTTTCGACAATTATCCCGTTTCGATGTGGCTGGCCGATTCTGCGAACCTGCCCGTGCCCATCGTTCTCTATCGCCAGATCGGCACGGTCTTCGATCCTTCGGTCGCGACCATGTCCACCATCATCATCCTTCTGGCGGTGACCGTCGTGCTCGTCCTCGACAGGCTGGTGGGTCTGCGCCGGGCAATGGCTATGTAA
- a CDS encoding ABC transporter substrate-binding protein has protein sequence MTDKTIIMKRRSFLTVTAGALATPYFYTAASAQDRTMYVGVYNSAQGGLIKKEVIPAFEKEYKCRVLTTEGATLANIATLRATRENPQYSVMSMDDVGVPQAKEEGLIEQLPADEIPNLKNVYSRYLFEDNFGVGFAISIAGLFYNPTTGKPFESYEQMFDKKYARRMLLNTPKNTQSVLMLMVAAALATGKPLKEAQYDTDAGWAKLAELKPNVLSIYDAEAQTMMVAQGQADFGGIEYSKAVYPHTKKGVPLDMTFPKEGAFTGINSIALVKGGPHRDLALAYINRILDPGVQKMLSEATLSAPSVKGIEFGADTAKFLAYPEAKMETLNLFTPDWKYIIPRRAQWLEKYNQTFNG, from the coding sequence ATGACAGACAAGACCATCATCATGAAACGGCGCAGTTTCCTGACAGTCACCGCAGGCGCGCTCGCCACACCCTATTTCTACACCGCGGCTTCCGCACAGGACCGCACCATGTATGTCGGCGTCTATAATTCGGCGCAGGGCGGGCTGATCAAGAAGGAAGTGATCCCGGCTTTCGAAAAGGAATATAAGTGCCGGGTCCTGACGACCGAAGGCGCGACGCTCGCCAATATCGCGACGCTGCGCGCCACCCGCGAAAATCCGCAATATAGCGTGATGTCGATGGACGATGTCGGTGTTCCGCAGGCCAAGGAGGAAGGCCTGATCGAGCAATTGCCGGCGGATGAAATCCCCAACCTCAAGAATGTCTATTCGCGTTATCTCTTCGAAGACAATTTCGGGGTCGGTTTCGCGATTTCGATTGCCGGCCTGTTCTATAATCCGACGACGGGCAAGCCGTTCGAAAGCTACGAACAGATGTTCGACAAGAAATATGCCCGCCGCATGCTTCTCAACACACCGAAGAATACCCAGAGCGTTCTGATGCTGATGGTGGCGGCCGCCCTTGCGACGGGCAAGCCGCTGAAAGAAGCGCAATATGATACGGATGCCGGCTGGGCGAAACTCGCCGAGCTGAAGCCTAACGTGCTGTCGATCTATGATGCGGAAGCGCAGACGATGATGGTGGCGCAGGGCCAGGCGGATTTCGGCGGCATCGAATATTCCAAGGCGGTTTATCCGCACACCAAGAAGGGCGTGCCGCTGGACATGACCTTCCCGAAGGAAGGTGCATTCACCGGCATCAATTCCATCGCGCTCGTCAAGGGCGGGCCGCACCGCGATCTCGCGCTTGCCTATATCAACCGCATCCTCGATCCGGGCGTGCAGAAGATGCTCTCGGAAGCGACGCTGAGCGCCCCCTCCGTCAAGGGCATCGAGTTCGGCGCGGATACGGCGAAGTTCCTTGCCTACCCGGAAGCGAAGATGGAAACGCTCAACCTCTTCACGCCGGACTGGAAATACATCATTCCGCGCCGCGCCCAATGGCTCGAAAAATACAACCAGACCTTTAACGGCTGA
- a CDS encoding LysR substrate-binding domain-containing protein — MDIRRLKSFITIVDMGSITRAADVLHIAQPALSQQLASIEEHFRQKLLTRSQQGVVMTDAGKVVYRHAQVILRQMEQAQAEALEAGAVLSGKVSVGLAPFSSAATLALRLMEETKRLHPGILLHITESVSQPYSQMIMNGRLEMGLIHGTGPIRGVKFTPLLREEFVLVVHRSFGVEPGDAPITVADLAYLPFLLPPTYNFVRRAINLAFTRSRKDLIVMAELESVRTIARGVDAGLGATITPKAIADRIVAESNEEIVVRQIASPMIEETLSFCVSDNTPLSEPALAVKEILLQLAETLK, encoded by the coding sequence ATGGATATCAGGCGCCTGAAATCGTTTATCACGATTGTCGACATGGGTAGCATAACAAGAGCGGCGGATGTGTTGCATATCGCCCAGCCGGCGCTGAGCCAGCAGCTGGCGAGCATCGAGGAACATTTCCGTCAGAAGTTGCTGACCCGAAGCCAGCAGGGCGTGGTCATGACCGATGCCGGCAAGGTCGTCTACAGGCATGCCCAGGTGATTTTGCGACAGATGGAGCAGGCACAGGCGGAGGCGCTGGAGGCAGGTGCGGTCCTCTCCGGCAAGGTATCAGTCGGGCTTGCGCCCTTCAGCAGCGCGGCCACATTGGCGCTGCGTCTGATGGAGGAAACCAAGCGGCTTCATCCCGGCATTCTCCTGCATATCACGGAAAGCGTCAGCCAGCCCTATAGTCAGATGATCATGAACGGCCGTCTGGAAATGGGCCTGATTCACGGCACCGGGCCGATCCGGGGTGTCAAGTTCACGCCGTTATTGCGTGAGGAATTCGTGCTGGTCGTGCATCGCAGCTTCGGCGTGGAGCCCGGCGATGCGCCGATCACAGTCGCTGATCTGGCATATCTGCCCTTTCTTCTGCCACCGACCTATAATTTCGTGCGCCGCGCCATCAATCTTGCCTTCACCCGCAGCCGCAAGGATCTGATCGTGATGGCGGAGTTGGAATCGGTAAGGACCATCGCGCGCGGCGTGGATGCCGGGCTTGGCGCGACCATAACGCCCAAAGCCATCGCCGACCGCATCGTGGCGGAATCCAATGAGGAAATCGTCGTCAGGCAGATCGCGAGCCCAATGATCGAGGAAACGCTGTCCTTCTGCGTATCGGACAATACACCGCTCTCCGAGCCGGCGCTTGCCGTGAAGGAAATATTACTGCAACTGGCGGAGACCTTGAAATAA
- a CDS encoding ABC transporter permease: MSDIAIMKPHALPRRGISGWKAIERRLFSPGILILPLLIFLTIFFFWPAIRLMTFSVMTQNSQGLIGSPFTLAHYVRFFEVDLYQKVLWATIRISLVTSIIAAILAYPVATVLVRGNIATTRIITLIVIAPLAVSVVVRAYGWQLILGNGPTGLLNYVLMNLGIIDSPLTLLFSDAAVIIGSLHIFFPMMVLPLSSALGKIDPNLQQAARTLGAPAWKVFLRITFPLSLPGLVAGFTLVFSLASASYVIPALIGGPGSQMLGNMVEQQVLAVYDWPFGATIATILVFIVILINAVSMRLLGGRRIKASAS, translated from the coding sequence ATGTCGGATATTGCGATCATGAAACCCCATGCCCTGCCACGCCGTGGAATTTCCGGCTGGAAAGCCATCGAGCGCCGGCTGTTTTCACCGGGCATACTCATATTGCCGCTGTTGATCTTCCTCACGATCTTCTTTTTCTGGCCGGCCATCCGCCTGATGACCTTCAGCGTCATGACGCAGAATTCGCAAGGGTTGATCGGCTCCCCCTTCACGCTTGCCCATTATGTCAGGTTTTTCGAGGTCGACCTTTACCAGAAGGTGCTCTGGGCGACGATCCGCATCAGCCTCGTCACCTCCATCATCGCGGCGATACTGGCCTATCCGGTCGCGACCGTGCTTGTGCGCGGCAATATCGCCACCACCCGCATCATCACGCTGATTGTCATCGCGCCGCTCGCTGTCAGCGTCGTGGTTCGCGCCTATGGCTGGCAGCTCATTCTCGGCAACGGCCCGACCGGCCTTCTGAATTATGTGCTGATGAATCTGGGCATCATAGACAGCCCGCTGACGCTGCTGTTTTCGGATGCCGCCGTCATCATCGGCTCCCTGCACATTTTCTTCCCGATGATGGTGCTGCCGCTGTCCTCAGCTCTCGGCAAGATCGATCCCAATCTGCAGCAGGCCGCGCGCACGCTCGGCGCACCGGCATGGAAGGTGTTCCTGCGGATCACCTTCCCGCTCAGCCTTCCTGGTCTGGTCGCAGGTTTCACGCTGGTGTTTTCTCTGGCCTCGGCATCCTACGTCATTCCCGCTTTGATCGGCGGCCCCGGTTCGCAGATGCTCGGCAACATGGTCGAACAGCAGGTTCTCGCGGTCTATGACTGGCCGTTCGGCGCCACCATCGCCACCATCCTCGTTTTCATCGTCATTCTGATCAACGCCGTCTCGATGCGGCTGCTCGGCGGGCGTCGTATCAAGGCAAGCGCGTCATGA
- a CDS encoding pyridoxal phosphate-dependent aminotransferase, producing the protein MPTIAQRLNNVTVSASLAMTQKARDLAAQGIKVISLSSGEPDFPTPAHAVEAAHAAALAGDTKYPPADGTPALRAAIQRKFKRDNNLDYDPSQILVAGGGKQIIFNAIMATCDPGDEVVIPAPSWISYADIVKFAGAVPVPVICPENNGFRLRAEDLEAAITPKTKWLLFNFPNNPTGAACSRAEMKEIAEVMLRHPHVWIMTDDMYEHLIYDDFEFCTIAEVEPRLYDRVLTVNGASKAYAMTGWRLGFCGGPKDLIKAISNVNTQNSGGVATIVQAAAVAVLDGPQDLLKERADIYKTRRDFVLGKLAEIDGPRCHKPEGAFYIFPNIAALIGKTTKGGTKIENDTDFVMALLAEHHVATVQGAAYGLSPFFRLSYATSMENLAEGCARIAEFCNGMK; encoded by the coding sequence ATGCCCACCATCGCCCAACGCCTTAACAACGTCACCGTGTCGGCTTCGCTCGCCATGACCCAGAAAGCCCGCGATCTCGCCGCTCAGGGCATCAAGGTCATCAGCCTGTCTTCCGGCGAGCCGGATTTCCCGACCCCTGCCCACGCGGTCGAGGCGGCGCATGCGGCGGCCCTTGCCGGTGACACGAAATATCCGCCAGCCGACGGAACGCCGGCGCTACGGGCCGCAATCCAGCGGAAGTTCAAGCGCGACAATAATCTCGATTACGATCCAAGCCAGATTCTGGTGGCGGGCGGCGGCAAGCAGATCATCTTCAACGCCATCATGGCCACCTGCGATCCGGGCGATGAGGTCGTCATTCCCGCGCCGTCGTGGATCAGCTATGCCGATATCGTGAAGTTCGCGGGCGCCGTGCCGGTGCCGGTGATTTGCCCGGAGAATAACGGTTTCCGCCTGCGGGCCGAAGATCTCGAAGCCGCCATTACCCCGAAGACCAAATGGCTGCTTTTCAACTTCCCCAATAATCCCACGGGCGCCGCCTGCTCGCGCGCGGAAATGAAGGAAATCGCCGAGGTCATGCTGCGGCATCCGCATGTCTGGATCATGACCGACGACATGTATGAGCACCTGATCTATGACGACTTCGAATTCTGCACCATCGCCGAAGTCGAACCCCGGCTTTATGACCGTGTTCTGACCGTCAACGGCGCATCGAAGGCCTATGCCATGACCGGCTGGCGCCTTGGTTTCTGCGGCGGCCCGAAGGATCTCATCAAGGCCATCAGCAACGTCAACACCCAAAACAGCGGCGGCGTCGCGACCATCGTGCAGGCCGCCGCCGTCGCGGTTCTCGACGGCCCGCAGGATCTGCTGAAGGAGCGCGCCGATATCTACAAGACGCGCCGCGATTTCGTACTCGGCAAGCTGGCCGAGATTGACGGCCCTCGCTGCCACAAGCCCGAGGGCGCCTTCTACATCTTCCCGAATATTGCCGCGCTGATCGGCAAGACGACGAAGGGCGGCACGAAGATCGAAAACGATACCGATTTCGTCATGGCGCTGCTCGCCGAACATCACGTTGCCACGGTGCAGGGCGCGGCCTATGGCCTCAGCCCCTTCTTCCGGCTTTCCTATGCCACCAGCATGGAAAACCTTGCCGAAGGCTGCGCCCGCATCGCCGAATTCTGCAATGGAATGAAATAG
- a CDS encoding glycerol-3-phosphate dehydrogenase/oxidase, with the protein MPSFREDALRRIRQDGDFDAVVIGGGINGIAAYRDLALQGLRVLLVERNDFSSGCSAAPSRMIHGGLRYLENGEFGLVAESLRERDALLTLAPHMVHPLPTTIPIFSTFSGLFNAAATFFGSGGKPASRGALAIKAGLTLYDFVTRKNRILPRHEFRSAGKTLQHWPGLTPDIRYSATYYDAWISQPERLALELLIDTSTDAPQSLALNYVELVRTGDDYRLRVEETEETLPVRPRIIVNATGAWIDETIGALTEAPTAEKAKPTVSGTKGSHLILANEALLKALNGHMIFFENADNRVCILFPYLGRVLAGSTDIKVDRPERVRCEPEERDYILDAIRQVFPDIAIDHSDIVFSFSGIRPLPRSDAAFTGRISRSHFIHRVAGDPPQLCMIGGKWTTFRAFGEQVTDEVLAFLGRKRLTGTMGRPIGGGRNFPTGAGRLPALLSEEFSIGGDRAEHLASAYGSRALEVMGFCRGRPDDTPLCEKLPVTAAEVIWLIRSEHVRHLTDLILRRTTLAITGRINADLIDAVLGVTARELGWSSSHAAGERQRLIHELETFYGVSPAMLQHRCKENA; encoded by the coding sequence ATGCCCAGTTTTCGCGAGGACGCTCTGCGCCGCATCCGGCAAGATGGTGATTTCGATGCCGTCGTCATCGGCGGCGGCATCAACGGCATCGCCGCCTATCGCGATCTCGCATTGCAGGGGTTGCGGGTACTGCTGGTAGAGCGCAATGATTTTTCCTCCGGCTGCAGCGCCGCGCCCTCACGCATGATCCATGGCGGCCTTCGTTATCTCGAAAACGGCGAATTCGGCCTCGTGGCGGAATCGCTGCGGGAGCGTGATGCGCTGCTGACGCTCGCGCCGCACATGGTTCATCCGCTGCCAACGACGATTCCGATCTTCTCGACTTTCAGCGGGCTGTTCAATGCAGCGGCGACATTTTTCGGCTCCGGCGGCAAACCCGCAAGCCGGGGGGCGCTAGCCATCAAGGCGGGTCTCACGCTTTATGACTTTGTAACCCGTAAAAACCGCATTCTCCCCCGCCATGAGTTTCGCAGCGCCGGCAAGACGCTGCAGCATTGGCCGGGCCTGACACCTGATATCAGATATTCAGCGACCTATTACGATGCATGGATAAGCCAGCCTGAACGGCTTGCGCTGGAACTCCTCATCGATACCTCGACCGATGCACCGCAAAGCCTTGCGCTCAACTATGTGGAGCTGGTTCGCACCGGGGATGACTATCGTCTTCGGGTGGAGGAAACAGAGGAAACCCTGCCTGTCCGGCCCCGGATCATCGTCAATGCTACGGGAGCTTGGATCGACGAGACGATCGGTGCGTTGACGGAGGCTCCGACTGCGGAAAAAGCAAAGCCTACCGTTTCCGGCACCAAGGGATCACATTTGATCCTGGCGAATGAGGCGCTTCTCAAAGCCCTGAACGGGCATATGATTTTTTTCGAGAATGCCGATAACCGCGTCTGTATCCTCTTTCCCTATCTTGGCCGTGTTCTCGCGGGTTCGACCGATATCAAGGTGGATCGTCCTGAGAGGGTGCGATGCGAGCCGGAGGAGCGCGACTATATTCTCGATGCGATCCGACAGGTTTTTCCGGATATCGCCATCGACCATTCCGACATCGTCTTCAGTTTCAGCGGCATACGCCCGCTGCCGCGCAGCGATGCCGCCTTTACCGGGAGAATCTCCCGCAGCCATTTCATTCACCGCGTCGCCGGCGATCCGCCGCAGCTTTGCATGATCGGTGGCAAGTGGACAACCTTCAGGGCTTTTGGCGAACAGGTGACCGACGAGGTTCTGGCCTTTCTCGGACGCAAGCGGCTGACCGGCACGATGGGTCGCCCAATCGGCGGTGGCAGGAATTTTCCGACCGGTGCCGGACGCCTGCCCGCCTTACTATCGGAGGAGTTTTCGATCGGCGGGGACCGGGCCGAACATCTGGCGTCGGCCTATGGTTCACGCGCGCTTGAAGTGATGGGCTTTTGCCGGGGCCGCCCGGATGACACGCCGCTTTGCGAAAAACTGCCCGTCACAGCTGCGGAGGTTATCTGGCTGATCCGTTCCGAACATGTCCGGCACCTGACCGATCTCATTCTGCGGCGAACCACGCTTGCCATAACCGGTCGCATCAACGCCGATCTGATCGACGCAGTCCTCGGCGTCACGGCACGCGAACTGGGTTGGTCATCGAGCCATGCGGCGGGCGAGCGGCAGCGGCTTATTCATGAGCTGGAGACCTTTTATGGGGTCAGTCCGGCAATGCTTCAACACAGATGCAAGGAGAATGCATGA
- a CDS encoding SDR family NAD(P)-dependent oxidoreductase produces MLGGSGRVIMVSGASRGLGLAIAKRLHEAGFTVAAGARNPAAVAVKDRLSADRYDAEEAGSAEAWVDAVAARYGRIDGLVNCAGINPKVRVMDTGEESLDQMWRINVKGPLRVTRAAIPHLVKTGQGRVINVASLAGRRVGSNVGYAMTKFAVVALTHGIRQELWDSGVRATALCPGYIATDMTSGETEVSREDMTQPEDLAEMVETLLRLPNNLSVAELLVNCRKEAML; encoded by the coding sequence ATGTTGGGAGGAAGTGGCCGTGTCATCATGGTTTCCGGCGCATCGCGGGGCCTTGGCCTTGCGATCGCCAAAAGGCTTCACGAAGCCGGTTTCACCGTCGCGGCGGGAGCGCGAAATCCGGCCGCCGTTGCGGTGAAGGACCGGCTTTCGGCTGATCGCTACGATGCGGAAGAGGCGGGCTCGGCGGAGGCCTGGGTTGACGCGGTTGCGGCCAGGTATGGCCGGATCGATGGTCTGGTGAATTGCGCCGGCATCAACCCGAAGGTCCGGGTGATGGATACGGGTGAAGAAAGCCTCGACCAGATGTGGCGCATCAACGTCAAGGGTCCGCTGAGGGTCACCCGCGCCGCCATTCCTCATCTCGTAAAAACCGGACAGGGTAGGGTCATCAATGTCGCCTCGCTGGCGGGACGCCGCGTTGGGTCGAATGTCGGTTATGCGATGACGAAATTCGCCGTCGTCGCCCTCACCCATGGTATCCGCCAGGAATTATGGGACAGCGGCGTGCGCGCCACCGCCCTCTGCCCCGGCTATATCGCAACCGATATGACATCAGGCGAAACGGAAGTCAGCCGCGAGGACATGACCCAGCCGGAAGATCTTGCCGAAATGGTGGAAACCCTGCTTCGCCTGCCGAACAATCTTTCGGTGGCCGAATTGCTGGTGAACTGCCGCAAGGAAGCCATGCTTTGA
- a CDS encoding FGGY-family carbohydrate kinase translates to MAEKNHILGLDVGNTVIKAVLFDTAGRQVAQHAIDGHSTFPQPGYVERDLEELWRNGCAAIRQLLAKSSVDPRSIVAVGCAGHGNGLYLLDKGQQPLLGIQSLDSRAADIAAELDRKSGDLLQARCLQRPWPAQTPSLLAWVKRHEPDIYAQTGTVLFCKDFVNFRLTGCLANDISDLSGAGLLALPEAKLDRELLSLYGLDDAVAFFPRLVESADIVGRVTSEASGATGLSEGTPVIGGYFDVVSSAMGSGVINAGEASIIAGTWSINQVFADKPVISPDVFMVTTFGRDRYVNIESSATSAANLEWYVHRIRGDHGDQAFDRCNELVGSVTPRADDPFFHPFIFGSRLGAEFRGGFYGLAGWHGEGHMLRALFEGVCFEHRRHIGVLREAGLPVESAVMSGGGSRSQHWPQIMADVLEIPLRVAEARETGALGAAIGAAVAVGLHPGYEEAVAAMTRVASAYEPNEGQVRHYRRRYGIYTQLTGQLRGFWNALRLQE, encoded by the coding sequence GTGGCTGAGAAAAATCATATATTGGGTTTGGATGTCGGCAACACGGTCATCAAGGCCGTGCTGTTCGACACGGCGGGCCGGCAGGTCGCACAACATGCCATCGACGGCCATTCGACATTTCCGCAGCCCGGTTATGTCGAGCGTGATCTTGAGGAATTATGGCGCAATGGTTGCGCGGCGATCCGCCAGCTTCTGGCAAAATCCTCGGTCGATCCCCGCAGCATTGTGGCGGTGGGCTGCGCCGGTCATGGCAATGGTCTTTACCTGCTGGACAAGGGGCAACAGCCACTGCTCGGCATCCAGTCGCTTGATAGTCGTGCCGCCGATATTGCGGCCGAGCTTGACCGGAAAAGCGGAGATTTATTGCAGGCCCGCTGCCTGCAACGGCCATGGCCTGCGCAAACGCCCAGCCTGCTTGCCTGGGTAAAACGGCATGAGCCTGACATATATGCACAGACCGGCACGGTGCTGTTCTGCAAGGATTTCGTCAATTTCCGTCTGACCGGCTGCCTTGCCAATGACATTTCCGACCTCAGCGGTGCGGGATTGCTTGCCTTGCCTGAAGCGAAGCTCGACCGGGAACTTCTGTCGCTTTATGGGCTTGATGATGCCGTTGCCTTTTTCCCGCGCCTCGTGGAATCGGCTGACATCGTCGGCCGCGTCACAAGCGAGGCTTCAGGAGCGACCGGGCTCTCCGAAGGCACGCCCGTCATTGGCGGGTATTTCGATGTCGTCTCCAGCGCCATGGGGTCGGGCGTCATCAATGCGGGAGAGGCTTCCATCATTGCCGGCACCTGGAGCATCAACCAGGTTTTCGCCGACAAACCGGTCATCAGTCCCGACGTCTTCATGGTGACGACATTCGGCCGGGACCGCTATGTCAATATCGAATCCAGTGCCACATCCGCCGCCAATCTCGAATGGTACGTGCATCGCATTCGCGGCGACCATGGCGATCAGGCCTTCGACCGGTGCAACGAACTGGTCGGCTCGGTTACACCGCGCGCCGACGATCCGTTCTTTCACCCCTTCATCTTCGGTTCACGGCTGGGCGCGGAATTCCGGGGCGGCTTCTACGGTCTGGCGGGGTGGCATGGCGAAGGCCATATGTTGCGTGCCCTGTTCGAAGGCGTCTGTTTCGAACATCGTCGTCATATCGGCGTCCTGCGTGAAGCCGGCCTGCCGGTCGAAAGTGCCGTGATGTCCGGCGGCGGTTCCCGCAGCCAGCATTGGCCGCAGATCATGGCGGATGTGCTGGAAATTCCCCTACGTGTCGCCGAAGCCCGCGAGACGGGCGCGCTTGGTGCGGCGATCGGTGCGGCCGTGGCGGTCGGTCTCCATCCCGGTTATGAGGAAGCGGTTGCGGCGATGACGCGCGTGGCGAGTGCCTACGAACCGAATGAAGGCCAAGTCCGGCATTACCGGCGGCGTTATGGTATCTACACACAATTGACCGGCCAGTTGCGGGGCTTCTGGAATGCTCTTCGCCTGCAGGAATAA
- a CDS encoding class I fructose-bisphosphate aldolase: MRISKKARMNRLFRNGGCLDVAIDHGVCNEPSFLIGLEDMPQTVEKLVEAGPDAIQMVYGQADLLQQRPERDKPALVMRIDMGNPYNSTRHRTMWSQLQNYHDPIIGALEMDAACVVVNLFMLPDEPELFRQCVENISRVRADCHRFGMPLMIEPLVMLPNDIRGGYQVDGDAEKIVTLVRLASEMGADIIKADPTSDPQDFHRVIEAARCPVLVRGGGREDLRNVLAKSAALMAQGANGLVYGRNIYQHDNPKAVVAALMGIIHEGASGEEAWDIYNRG; this comes from the coding sequence ATGCGGATTTCGAAAAAGGCGCGCATGAACCGGTTGTTCCGCAATGGCGGATGCCTTGATGTGGCCATCGATCACGGGGTTTGCAACGAGCCGAGTTTTCTCATCGGGCTTGAGGATATGCCGCAGACCGTCGAAAAGCTGGTGGAGGCAGGTCCCGACGCAATCCAGATGGTCTACGGGCAGGCAGATCTGTTGCAGCAAAGGCCGGAGCGGGACAAGCCGGCCCTCGTCATGCGCATCGATATGGGTAACCCCTACAATTCCACGCGCCACAGAACCATGTGGTCGCAGCTTCAGAATTATCACGATCCAATCATCGGCGCGCTGGAAATGGATGCCGCCTGCGTTGTCGTGAACCTGTTCATGCTGCCGGATGAGCCGGAACTGTTTCGCCAATGTGTCGAAAATATCAGCCGTGTGCGCGCCGATTGCCACCGGTTCGGCATGCCGCTGATGATCGAGCCGCTGGTGATGCTGCCGAATGATATCAGGGGCGGTTATCAAGTGGATGGCGACGCCGAAAAGATCGTCACGCTGGTGCGTCTTGCCTCGGAAATGGGTGCCGATATCATCAAGGCCGATCCCACCAGTGATCCGCAGGATTTTCACCGGGTGATCGAAGCGGCGCGCTGCCCGGTGCTGGTGCGGGGAGGGGGGCGAGAGGACTTGCGCAACGTGCTGGCAAAATCGGCGGCCTTGATGGCTCAAGGGGCGAACGGGCTGGTTTATGGTCGCAACATCTATCAGCATGACAATCCGAAGGCCGTTGTTGCGGCCCTGATGGGCATCATCCATGAGGGTGCGAGCGGTGAGGAAGCATGGGACATCTATAATCGTGGCTGA